A part of Melittangium boletus DSM 14713 genomic DNA contains:
- a CDS encoding RICIN domain-containing protein, which produces MAYTAKKTAWMVGAAMLCTSTVACDQNAQVVEPQAIDSMAQAAIVSSIAEGDYVIRSAMTNKCIDVASSSTADGAKVQEWDCNGTTAQTFHLSPTSDGYWKIINVNSGKALDISAVSTEQNAVLNQWSYVGGANQQFRFIARGNNQFSFHPRHTDMAIDLYWGSADNGTSLVQYPYTGTANQHWTFDKVGGSTGGGGPAGTVPVVVTNKCPFALSVVLSGVGDVALERDGAGNKIFRTLGTGASYTYYPPGNYPSGRVSAYRTLPSPSSPRELEKAEFTLGPDGNGVQNIYYNLTYVDHVGLPMQISTLGNNGCNTAQCNKSYSAMSTAIANACPDGLRYNMGGGTICLAPRSFCIDGEYAGDSRRGTVCNRLDSEIARCASKYPGQCNPGGEKTPQVYACSGNFFSQSAKWCSAITRGMVDNPDSTNVAQYYNTGKPFNQYAKWVHDQCGAVYSFAYDDYPMAANQAGFYTCNGGKQLNVTFCPAG; this is translated from the coding sequence ATGGCCTATACCGCGAAGAAGACCGCGTGGATGGTGGGCGCGGCGATGCTGTGCACCTCAACCGTGGCGTGTGACCAGAACGCCCAGGTCGTCGAGCCGCAAGCCATCGACAGCATGGCGCAGGCGGCCATCGTCTCGAGCATCGCCGAGGGCGACTATGTCATCCGCTCGGCGATGACCAACAAGTGTATCGACGTGGCCTCGTCGAGCACGGCGGACGGCGCCAAGGTGCAGGAGTGGGATTGCAATGGCACCACCGCGCAGACCTTCCACCTGTCCCCGACATCGGACGGCTACTGGAAGATCATCAACGTCAACAGCGGCAAGGCGCTCGACATCTCGGCGGTGAGTACCGAGCAGAACGCCGTCCTCAACCAGTGGTCCTACGTGGGCGGCGCCAACCAGCAGTTCCGGTTCATCGCCCGCGGCAACAACCAGTTCAGTTTCCACCCGCGCCACACGGACATGGCGATTGATCTGTACTGGGGCTCGGCGGACAACGGGACCAGCCTCGTGCAGTACCCGTACACGGGAACCGCCAACCAGCACTGGACCTTCGACAAGGTTGGCGGGAGCACGGGTGGTGGTGGCCCGGCCGGCACGGTGCCCGTGGTGGTGACCAACAAGTGCCCCTTCGCCCTCAGCGTGGTGCTCTCGGGCGTGGGTGACGTGGCCCTCGAGCGCGACGGCGCGGGCAACAAGATCTTCCGCACCCTCGGCACCGGCGCCAGCTACACCTACTATCCGCCGGGCAACTACCCCAGCGGCCGTGTGAGCGCCTACCGCACGCTGCCCTCGCCCTCCTCTCCGCGCGAGCTGGAGAAGGCCGAGTTCACGCTCGGGCCCGACGGCAACGGCGTGCAGAACATCTACTACAACCTCACGTACGTGGATCACGTGGGTCTGCCCATGCAGATCTCCACCCTCGGCAACAATGGCTGCAACACGGCCCAGTGCAACAAGAGCTACAGCGCGATGAGCACGGCCATCGCCAACGCGTGCCCGGACGGTCTGCGCTACAACATGGGCGGCGGCACCATCTGCCTCGCGCCGCGCTCCTTCTGCATCGATGGGGAGTACGCGGGCGATTCGCGCCGCGGCACGGTGTGCAACCGCCTGGACAGCGAGATCGCCCGGTGCGCGAGCAAGTACCCCGGCCAGTGCAACCCGGGCGGGGAAAAGACGCCCCAGGTGTACGCCTGCTCGGGCAACTTCTTCTCCCAGAGCGCCAAGTGGTGCTCGGCCATCACGCGCGGCATGGTGGACAACCCCGACAGCACGAACGTGGCCCAGTACTACAACACCGGCAAGCCCTTCAACCAGTACGCCAAGTGGGTGCATGACCAGTGCGGTGCGGTGTACTCGTTCGCCTACGACGACTACCCCATGGCGGCCAACCAGGCTGGCTTCTACACCTGCAACGGTGGCAAGCAGCTCAACGTGACGTTCTGCCCCGCGGGCTGA
- a CDS encoding DNA alkylation repair protein, whose product MPKTMTLSQVMKQLEAQGDEKVRQRYVRDGAGDNVFGVLLGKIRGLAEELGTNHGLGLELWATGNHEARLLACMLLDPVALTVKEARALLEPLSNPTLVDELVGRVLVHAPIAEALQVRWMDSGKELPLRAGWRLLAGRIARGFAKDLDVRATLERIERELPPAPYRVKEGINFCLVWIGLHLPAYTQEAIAIGERLGRWDPRPIPKGCTSSYAPEWIAASLALRRGEKTEARKAMEATAKKKAAPARKKSAGKRPSAPKRAR is encoded by the coding sequence ATGCCGAAAACAATGACGCTGTCCCAGGTGATGAAACAGCTCGAGGCTCAGGGCGACGAGAAGGTGCGCCAGCGCTACGTGCGCGATGGCGCGGGCGACAACGTCTTCGGCGTGCTGCTCGGCAAGATCCGTGGCCTCGCGGAGGAGCTCGGGACGAACCACGGGCTCGGCCTGGAGCTGTGGGCGACGGGCAACCACGAGGCGCGCCTCCTCGCGTGCATGCTGCTCGATCCCGTGGCGCTCACCGTGAAGGAGGCGCGCGCGCTCCTCGAGCCGCTCTCGAATCCGACCCTGGTCGACGAGCTCGTCGGACGCGTGCTCGTGCATGCGCCCATCGCCGAGGCGCTACAGGTGCGGTGGATGGACAGCGGCAAGGAACTTCCCCTCCGCGCCGGGTGGAGACTCCTCGCCGGGCGCATCGCGCGCGGGTTCGCGAAGGACCTCGATGTCCGCGCGACGCTCGAACGCATCGAGCGTGAGTTGCCGCCCGCACCGTACCGGGTGAAGGAGGGCATCAACTTCTGCCTCGTCTGGATCGGCCTCCACCTGCCCGCGTACACCCAGGAGGCCATCGCCATCGGCGAGCGCCTGGGCCGGTGGGACCCGCGACCAATCCCGAAGGGCTGCACGTCGAGCTACGCGCCGGAGTGGATCGCGGCGTCGCTCGCGCTGCGTCGAGGCGAGAAGACCGAGGCACGAAAGGCGATGGAGGCGACCGCGAAGAAGAAGGCCGCTCCAGCCAGGAAGAAGAGCGCCGGGAAGAGGCCATCTGCCCCGAAGAGGGCACGCTGA
- a CDS encoding CapA family protein, with protein sequence MPAGHGGALTVFLCGDVMTGRGIDQVFPHPCPPHLHEPYVLDARDYIALAEEVNGPIPRPVGPSYIWGDALAELERRAPDARLINLETSITTREEWWPDKGIHYRMNPAHVACLTAARIGCCALANNHVLDWGYEGLRETLATLRGVGIATAGAGALLEQARAPAVLDVPGKGRVVVFSFGTMSSGIPPEWAAGTDRPGVELLADLTPATARLIGARVRSIKRTGDLVIASIHWGGNWGYQVPLSQREFAWTLIDEAGVDVVHGHSSHHPRGIEVHQDRLILHGCGDFLNDYEGIRGYEDYRGDLTLMYFVTLEPTSGRLLSLRMTPMQVRRFQACRASSADAGWLQGVLDREGRHFGTRVTLEGDGSLALHWSGGGPPTD encoded by the coding sequence ATGCCCGCGGGACACGGAGGCGCCCTCACCGTTTTCCTCTGTGGCGACGTGATGACCGGGCGAGGCATCGACCAGGTGTTTCCTCATCCGTGCCCACCCCACCTGCACGAGCCCTATGTCCTCGACGCCCGGGACTACATCGCATTGGCCGAGGAGGTGAACGGTCCCATTCCCAGGCCGGTGGGCCCCAGCTACATCTGGGGTGATGCACTCGCGGAGCTGGAGCGGCGTGCTCCGGACGCGCGGTTGATCAACCTGGAGACCAGCATCACCACCCGCGAGGAGTGGTGGCCGGACAAGGGCATCCACTATCGGATGAATCCGGCGCACGTCGCCTGCCTCACGGCCGCCCGCATCGGGTGCTGCGCGCTGGCGAACAACCATGTGCTGGACTGGGGGTACGAGGGGCTACGGGAGACGTTGGCCACCCTGCGCGGCGTGGGCATCGCCACCGCGGGAGCGGGAGCCCTCCTGGAGCAAGCTCGGGCTCCCGCCGTGCTGGACGTCCCGGGCAAGGGCCGGGTCGTGGTGTTCTCGTTCGGGACGATGAGCAGCGGCATCCCACCGGAATGGGCGGCGGGCACGGACAGGCCAGGAGTGGAGCTGCTGGCGGACCTGACTCCCGCCACGGCACGGCTCATCGGAGCGAGGGTGCGATCCATCAAGCGCACGGGCGATCTCGTCATCGCCTCCATCCACTGGGGAGGCAACTGGGGCTACCAGGTGCCCCTTTCTCAGCGGGAGTTCGCCTGGACCCTCATCGACGAGGCCGGAGTGGATGTCGTCCACGGCCATTCCTCCCACCATCCCCGTGGCATCGAGGTCCACCAGGATCGCCTCATCCTCCATGGCTGCGGGGATTTCCTGAACGACTATGAAGGCATCCGCGGCTACGAGGACTATCGCGGCGACCTGACCCTGATGTACTTCGTGACGCTGGAGCCCACGAGCGGTCGGCTGCTGTCCCTCCGCATGACGCCCATGCAGGTGCGCCGCTTCCAGGCGTGCCGGGCCTCCTCCGCCGATGCCGGATGGCTGCAGGGCGTCCTGGACCGGGAGGGCCGCCACTTCGGAACCCGTGTCACCCTGGAAGGAGACGGCTCGCTCGCGCTCCATTGGAGCGGAGGCGGGCCGCCTACGGATTGA
- a CDS encoding isocitrate lyase/PEP mutase family protein, whose translation MTKTADFRRLHQSGILLLANAWDAGSARLIESLGGEAVATTSAGVAWAWGYKDGHALPLERLLQTASAIIRALDVPLTLDMERGFGNTPEEVAAAVTSVARLGVAGLNIEDADLPPENLVARIKAIRAALKREGLDIFINARTDVYLRGLAPEGQRAAECIRRAGLYEAGADGIFPAGMTDMREIAAMVKGTRLPVNIMARPTLAPAAELEKLGVRRITAGSAISEAMYAHAARLAGSFLKDGLSAPVTAESMPYPRVNGLMKA comes from the coding sequence ATGACCAAGACCGCCGACTTCCGCCGCCTGCATCAGTCCGGCATCCTGCTCCTGGCCAACGCCTGGGACGCTGGGAGCGCGCGCCTCATCGAGAGCCTGGGCGGCGAGGCCGTCGCCACCACCAGCGCCGGGGTCGCCTGGGCCTGGGGCTACAAGGACGGCCACGCCTTGCCGCTCGAGCGCCTGCTGCAGACCGCCAGCGCCATCATCCGCGCCCTCGACGTGCCCCTGACCCTCGACATGGAGCGCGGCTTTGGCAACACGCCGGAGGAAGTGGCCGCCGCCGTGACCTCCGTCGCGCGCCTGGGTGTCGCGGGCCTCAACATCGAGGATGCCGACCTGCCGCCCGAAAACCTCGTCGCCCGCATCAAGGCGATCCGCGCAGCCCTGAAACGTGAAGGCCTCGACATCTTCATCAATGCCCGCACCGACGTCTATCTGCGCGGGCTTGCCCCCGAGGGACAGCGCGCCGCCGAATGCATCCGCCGCGCCGGACTCTATGAGGCGGGCGCCGACGGCATCTTTCCCGCGGGCATGACCGACATGAGGGAGATCGCCGCCATGGTGAAAGGCACCCGCCTGCCGGTGAACATCATGGCCCGCCCCACCCTCGCCCCCGCCGCCGAGTTGGAGAAGCTGGGAGTGCGGCGCATCACGGCGGGCAGCGCGATCTCCGAGGCCATGTACGCCCATGCGGCGCGGCTGGCGGGCAGTTTCCTGAAGGATGGGCTGTCGGCCCCAGTCACGGCCGAGTCGATGCCCTATCCGCGGGTGAACGGGCTGATGAAGGCTTGA
- a CDS encoding thioesterase family protein: MTEQHAYFVRMDDRRFLPRRPCAGAWNPDELHISPVNGLLMHELRRWLADRPNGAKLVTRISYDYLGVLDFTPCDVTFEVLRPGRAIDLVEGILSQHGRPVLRARVWLLSTHDTSGIEGGAREPLPPPEDGRVFDLSSVWPGDYVASIDMRVIDGPSPGRTTAWITTPLAIVEGEPVSDLARFALLVDTSNGIAVRHRPEEWQFPNVDLTIHVFRQPVGAWTGFDTRVIFGPAGHGLTSTDLFDVHGHVGRAEQTLLVRPR; this comes from the coding sequence ATGACCGAACAACACGCGTACTTCGTCCGCATGGACGACCGCCGGTTCCTTCCGCGGCGCCCCTGCGCCGGCGCGTGGAATCCGGACGAGCTGCACATCAGTCCCGTCAATGGGCTGCTCATGCATGAGCTGCGGCGCTGGCTCGCCGACCGCCCGAATGGCGCCAAGCTCGTGACGCGCATCAGCTACGACTACCTCGGCGTTCTCGACTTCACCCCATGTGACGTGACGTTCGAGGTGCTGCGTCCTGGTCGCGCCATCGACCTCGTCGAAGGGATCCTGTCGCAGCATGGCCGTCCCGTACTCCGCGCGCGCGTGTGGCTGCTCTCGACCCATGACACGTCCGGGATAGAGGGCGGCGCACGTGAGCCCTTGCCGCCGCCCGAGGACGGCCGTGTGTTCGACCTCAGCAGCGTGTGGCCGGGTGACTACGTCGCATCGATCGACATGCGCGTCATCGATGGCCCGAGCCCGGGCCGGACCACGGCGTGGATCACGACGCCGCTGGCGATCGTCGAGGGCGAGCCCGTGAGCGACCTCGCTCGCTTCGCGTTGCTCGTGGACACGTCCAACGGGATCGCGGTCCGTCACCGGCCAGAGGAGTGGCAATTCCCGAATGTCGACCTCACCATTCACGTGTTTCGCCAGCCAGTCGGCGCCTGGACCGGCTTCGACACGCGCGTGATCTTCGGACCGGCGGGCCACGGCCTCACGAGCACCGACCTCTTCGATGTACACGGGCATGTCGGCCGTGCCGAACAGACCCTGCTCGTCCGGCCTCGATAA